Part of the Pedobacter roseus genome is shown below.
TTTGAATAAACCCTTCGATCCTGATCTTAACAACTACAGCGACTGGCAGTTTGTATTTTCTGATTTCGTAAGTTCTAGTGTCAGCGGGACTTCAACGGTAAAACTGCACTTTAGCGCAGGCAGATTGGAGCGGATGGACCATGACTACCGAGAAGCGCAGATTTTTAATTGATAATCAGAAAAGTCTATAAACGCAAAAGGCGGCAAAACTTGAATTTTGCCGCCTTTTGTATATATGCTGATGGCTTATTTAGCCAATGATGCCATTTGAACAGTCTGCTGATTGCTCATCTCTGTTTTTAAGGCTGCAAAGCGGTCCAAATTTAATTTTTGTGTTTTTCCCATTACCAGAATGTGGTTTTGAGTATCGCCTTTTAATTTTAAATCTGCTTTACCTTCTATTACTGTATATAAGCTTTCTGTTTTCGAGTTGATTTCGGCAACTGCGTTTTCTTTTAAGAATAACTGAAGATATTTGGTATCCAGTTTGCCTTCTGTTTTTACCACTGCATTTTCAGAGGCCTGTACCCTGTAAATATTTTTTACATAAACAGTGATTTTTGCTACATCATTACTCATAGAGGTAATTTTTAGTGCGTCTCCATCCTGGATCACTTTTACACTTCCTGTATTGTCCTCATTGTAGCTTACACCTTCCTTTTGGCGCTGTACTAGGGTAACTTCTACATTTCCACCAACAATAACTTTACTGAAGTTGTTTGGTGCGGAAACTTTAGTGGGTTGTTTTTCATCAGCCATTACGCTTGT
Proteins encoded:
- a CDS encoding GIN domain-containing protein, whose protein sequence is MKTSIKTLTKSLLAAIVLTSSIFTTSVMADEKQPTKVSAPNNFSKVIVGGNVEVTLVQRQKEGVSYNEDNTGSVKVIQDGDALKITSMSNDVAKITVYVKNIYRVQASENAVVKTEGKLDTKYLQLFLKENAVAEINSKTESLYTVIEGKADLKLKGDTQNHILVMGKTQKLNLDRFAALKTEMSNQQTVQMASLAK